The Apium graveolens cultivar Ventura chromosome 11, ASM990537v1, whole genome shotgun sequence genome has a window encoding:
- the LOC141695492 gene encoding uncharacterized protein LOC141695492 yields the protein MARALQDLKRKVEGDMEVGAAASPLTRKLESTPRESGLKHFNFDSFDGLADLEEHLNYFEQISNIYDYSDLTRCRFFPSTLKGGAQKWFSRISSRSVDSWKDFREIFLKRFRANRMNELQMCHLVTIQQRSKESLPEFIKRFQEVVNQLSNLEEKEAVNIFRRNLHAISCEGYVKDLIHREPQSLTSAYALASKFIKENDFLNSMKMNRRIHDDDESPEHRSSSRKDKRYKLDRQANYIQQSRGTLPRESYVEPRKNERKPKANREPKMEPEWTPLNRPRADILREVKGKPFYYPPKALLAPLENRARDKHCGYHEDHGHTTEYCFSLKMFIEDHIKKGNMNQYLQRRSNDKDRAPGSGKNVVNVVFGGTASPPRSPDPEKDVMMIQPLEDEPICFYYSDYEGLDPDYNLALVVTLDVANNEFKRILVDNGSSANIVSRMMKFYVINATSSYNMILGRPIITKLGAIPSTIHLKLKFPTLGGVGELKGDREMAGRCYGQALVMTEIESENRKKIMSLPKGQSRKKHREHLSKRARLDVNVIEDSGYNVTNADARIQKFVENKEKTKVEPSQ from the exons ATGGCTCGAGCTCTTCAGGATCTCAAGAGGAAAGTAGAAGGCGATATGGAAGTGGGTGCGGCAGCCAGCCCATTAACCAGAAAGTTGGAATCTACCCCCAGAGAATCAGGGCTCAAACACTTCAATTTTGATTCTTTTGATGGACTAGCTGACCTCGAGGAACATCTGAACTACTTCGAGCAAATCTCCAATATTTATGATTATAGTGACCTAACAAGGTGTCGGTTCTTCCCGTCAACACTCAAAGGGGGAGCTCAGAAATGGTTCAGCCGAATATCATCCCGGAGTGTGGACTCCTGGAAAGACTTCCGGGAGATATTCTTAAAAAGGTTCAGGGCCAACCGAATGAACGAGCTACAGATGTGTCATTTGGTGACAATCCAGCAAAGAAGCAAGGAGTCCCTCCCCGAGTTTATCAAGAGATTCCAGGAAGTAGTCAATCAACTCTCCAACTTAGAAGAAAAGGAAGCAGTAAACATCTTTCGGAGAAACTTGCATGCAATATCCTGCGAAGGATACGTAAAAGATTTGATTCACAGAGAACCCCAGAGCCTGACGTCTGCTTATGCCTTGGCATCAAAGTTCATAAAGGAAAATGATTTTCTCAATTCAATGAAAATGAATCGGAGAATACATGATGATGACGAGTCCCCGGAGCATCGCTCGTCGTCCCGAAAAGACAAAAGATACAAACTGGACAGACAGGCCAACTACATTCAACAATCCCGGGGAACCCTACCCCGGGAAAGTTACGTTGAACCGAGAAAGAATGAAAGAAAGCCTAAGGCTAACAGAGAGCCCAAGATGGAGCCCGAGTGGACCCCCCTCAACCGGCCCCGGGCCGATATTTTGCGCGAAGTCAAGGGTAAGCCATTTTATTATCCACCGAAAGCTTTACTAGCACCTCTCGAGAACAGGGCCCGGGACAAGCATTGCGGCTACCATGAAGATCATGGCCATACCACAGAATACTGTTTCTCTCTCAAGATGTTCATAGAAGACCATATCAAGAAGGGAAACATGAATCAGTATCTTCAAAGGAGGTCGAATGACAAAGACAGGGCCCCGGGAAGCGGAAAAAATGTGGTGAATGTTGTCTTTGGAGGCACAGCTTCTCCACCTCGGAGCCCGGACCCAGAGAAGGACGTCATGATGATTCAGCCTTTGGAAGACGAGCCAATATGTTTCTATTACTCTGATTATGAGGGACTAGATCCGGATTACAATTTGGCATTGGTGGTAACCCTGGATGTCGCAAATAATGAGTTCAAAAGAATTTTAGTTGATAATGGTTCCTCTGCTAATATT GTCTCTCGTATGATGAAGTTCTACGTGATAAACGCAACCTCATCATACAATATGATCCTTGGAAGGCCCATCATCACCAAACTCGGGGCAATCCCCTCAACTATTCATTTAAAGCTCAAATTCCCCACCCTGGGAGGCGTCGGAGAATTGAAAGGAGACAGGGAGATGGCAGGGAGATGCTATGGTCAAGCCTTGGTCATGACAGAAATAGAATCGGAGAACAGGAAAAAGATAATGTCCCTACCCAAGGGACAAAGCAGAAAAAAGCATCGAGAACATCTCAGTAAAAGGGCCAGATTGGACGTGAATGTGATTGAAGACTCCGGGTACAACGTAACCAACGCTGACGCCCGGATCCAGAAATTTGTGGAAAACAAGGAGAAGACAAAGGTCGAACCTTCCCAGTAG